The genomic interval TCATGGACCTGGTGTTCCCGATTTCGCAGGGGGGCTAAAGGTGGACCTGCCCCGATCTTGTAGACGTTTATCAGCCTAGAGATTTCTCTTTCTCAGCGGGCAGTTTAATCGCGGTGGCAGTGGTGGCGTCCGCGGCCGTGGCCACCGCCCCCCGGAGGTGACCGGGGGCGGTCCGCGCGGCTTGGCGTTCGACTTCAGCGGGGCTGAGATAGCCGAGAGCCGAGTGCAGCCTGCGCGTGTTGTAGAAGCCCTCGATGTATTCGAAGAGCTTCTGTTGAGCCAGGCTCTGTCCCGCAAACTCGCGGCCCAGCTCGGCCTTGAGGGTCTTGACCCAGCTCTCGGCCATGGCGTTGTCGAGACAGTCGCCGGTCCGGCTCATGCTCGGCTCGAGCCCCGCGGAC from Acidobacteriota bacterium carries:
- a CDS encoding DDE-type integrase/transposase/recombinase: VGWSVRNRLDEHLTLEALRRAVESRRPSAGLIHHTDRGAPYCGAQYQKALSSAGLEPSMSRTGDCLDNAMAESWVKTLKAELGREFAGQSLAQQKLFEYIEGFYNTRRLHSALGYLSPAEVERQAARTAPGHLRGAVATAADATTATAIKLPAEKEKSLG